One Bacillota bacterium DNA segment encodes these proteins:
- a CDS encoding PIG-L family deacetylase — MRITDLVPVPDLLSVRRILCIQPHPDDMEVGAGATVGRLARAGGRVRLVTVTDGGVGSPDPRQTPAELAAIRRGEAEEAARILGVAEMGWLGFPDGGVLDEGAVRLALAREIRAFQPEVVLAPDPWLPYEAHPDHRVTGLAAAAAALLAAFPWALRAGEGPERGHEVKAVGFYGTAAPNVRVDVGETWPLKIRALQAHRSQFPAESWPSVSGYLEAKAREHGAAAGCELAEAFKVLPTVALHFNVDAAVS, encoded by the coding sequence ATGCGCATCACCGACCTGGTGCCCGTTCCGGATCTGCTCTCCGTGCGGCGCATCCTCTGCATCCAGCCCCACCCCGACGACATGGAGGTGGGTGCCGGCGCCACGGTGGGCCGCCTCGCCCGTGCCGGCGGCCGGGTGCGGCTGGTGACGGTGACCGACGGGGGCGTCGGCAGCCCCGACCCCCGCCAGACGCCGGCCGAACTGGCGGCGATCCGGCGCGGCGAGGCGGAGGAGGCCGCCCGGATCCTGGGTGTGGCGGAGATGGGCTGGCTGGGCTTCCCCGACGGGGGCGTGCTGGACGAGGGCGCCGTCCGCCTGGCGCTGGCACGGGAGATCCGCGCCTTCCAGCCCGAGGTGGTGCTGGCGCCAGACCCCTGGCTTCCCTACGAGGCCCACCCGGACCACCGGGTGACCGGTCTGGCGGCGGCGGCCGCGGCGCTCCTGGCCGCCTTCCCCTGGGCCCTCCGGGCCGGGGAGGGACCGGAGAGGGGGCACGAGGTGAAGGCGGTCGGCTTCTACGGGACGGCTGCCCCCAACGTCCGCGTCGACGTGGGCGAGACGTGGCCGCTCAAGATCCGGGCGCTCCAGGCGCACCGGAGCCAGTTCCCGGCCGAGAGCTGGCCCTCCGTGAGCGGCTACCTGGAGGCGAAGGCGCGGGAGCATGGCGCCGCCGCCGGCTGCGAGCTGGCCGAGGCGTTCAAGGTGCTCCCGACCGTCGCGCTCCACTTCAACGTCGACGCGGCGGTCTCCTGA
- a CDS encoding metal-dependent hydrolase: MAQAALHGWIGSWLAARRHPGPQEPGSPEAAYKAAVVWGSLAPDADLALELPLYPVNSRLAASLHRSWSHSWLLQPLWAALLERLAASREPGMPAGEVRRWRYGGLLTGMGVHSATDIAVWFSPVALFWPLRLLGVPDQVDLWEPARRRLPPWVGNFLGALEHGSWAAWLAWLAARAEPGRARRQAVSAAGLSLAGFVLMAFLARRLPEERFNVINYGLVMPALLPGQLRALRGLRRVLESL; this comes from the coding sequence ATGGCACAGGCGGCCCTGCACGGCTGGATCGGGAGCTGGCTTGCCGCCCGGCGTCACCCCGGCCCCCAGGAACCGGGCAGCCCCGAGGCGGCGTACAAGGCGGCGGTGGTCTGGGGGAGCCTGGCGCCGGACGCCGACCTGGCGCTGGAGTTGCCCCTCTATCCCGTCAACTCGCGCCTGGCGGCCTCGCTGCACCGGAGCTGGAGCCACTCCTGGCTGCTCCAACCGCTCTGGGCGGCGCTGCTGGAGCGGCTGGCCGCCTCCCGGGAGCCGGGGATGCCGGCCGGGGAGGTCCGCCGGTGGCGTTACGGCGGCCTGCTCACCGGGATGGGCGTCCACAGCGCCACGGATATCGCCGTCTGGTTCTCGCCGGTGGCACTCTTCTGGCCGCTCCGCCTGCTGGGGGTGCCCGACCAGGTCGACCTCTGGGAGCCGGCCCGGCGGCGCCTGCCGCCATGGGTGGGCAACTTCCTGGGCGCGCTGGAGCACGGCAGCTGGGCGGCCTGGCTCGCCTGGCTGGCCGCCCGCGCCGAGCCGGGCCGGGCCCGGAGGCAGGCGGTCTCGGCCGCGGGCCTCTCCCTCGCCGGTTTCGTCCTGATGGCGTTCCTGGCCCGGCGCCTGCCCGAGGAGCGCTTCAACGTGATCAACTACGGGCTGGTGATGCCGGCGCTCCTGCCCGGGCAGCTGAGGGCGCTCAGGGGGCTCCGGCGGGTGCTGGAGTCGCTCTGA
- a CDS encoding NUDIX domain-containing protein yields MLQQTRVETVIPYWERFLARFPDPPSLARAEPADVERLWSGLGYYRRARALQACARELTERYGGRLPRDPEALRRLPGVGPYTAGAVASIAFGRPEPALDGNAQRVLSRLVALDEPRSSPAFRHGLEALARELLDPEDPGAWNQAVMDLAATVCLPRRPSCADCPLAPFCAAHRLGLEDSLPRRPPRRAPLPVPVAMLGLLARGRGRSAEPRLLVVRRPSKGLLAGLPALPLLESPWQEVDLAAWLRALLPGLPAPEAERLASGGVEPAARYAHTFSHRRWQVELGRLRLDLAPPPPAGEGRWLPLGELHAVPFPAAFRPAVAALTGHGREEGPSPRWSQSAPGSG; encoded by the coding sequence ATGCTCCAGCAGACCCGGGTGGAGACGGTGATCCCGTACTGGGAGCGGTTTCTCGCCCGCTTCCCCGACCCGCCCAGCCTGGCCCGCGCCGAGCCCGCGGACGTGGAGCGGCTCTGGTCGGGCCTGGGTTACTACCGGCGCGCCCGGGCGCTCCAGGCCTGCGCGCGGGAGCTGACGGAGCGGTACGGGGGTCGGCTGCCCAGGGATCCCGAGGCGCTTCGGCGGCTCCCCGGCGTCGGCCCGTACACCGCCGGCGCCGTGGCCAGCATCGCCTTCGGGCGGCCCGAGCCGGCCCTGGACGGGAACGCCCAGCGGGTCCTCAGCCGCCTGGTCGCGCTGGACGAGCCGCGCTCCAGCCCGGCCTTCCGCCACGGGCTGGAGGCGCTGGCGCGGGAACTCCTCGACCCGGAGGATCCCGGGGCATGGAACCAGGCGGTGATGGACCTGGCCGCCACCGTCTGCCTGCCCCGCCGTCCGAGCTGTGCCGACTGCCCGCTGGCGCCCTTCTGCGCGGCCCACCGCCTCGGCCTCGAGGATTCGCTGCCCCGCCGGCCTCCCCGCCGGGCGCCCCTCCCCGTCCCCGTCGCCATGCTGGGGCTCCTCGCCCGCGGCCGCGGCCGCAGCGCCGAGCCCCGCCTGCTGGTGGTCCGCAGGCCGTCCAAGGGCCTCCTGGCCGGCCTGCCGGCCCTCCCGCTGCTCGAGTCGCCCTGGCAGGAAGTCGACCTCGCCGCCTGGCTGCGCGCGCTCCTCCCCGGCCTCCCCGCGCCCGAGGCCGAACGCCTGGCCTCCGGGGGGGTCGAACCCGCCGCCCGGTATGCGCACACCTTCAGCCATCGCCGCTGGCAGGTCGAGCTCGGGCGGCTCCGCCTCGACCTCGCGCCGCCGCCCCCCGCCGGCGAGGGGCGCTGGCTTCCGCTGGGCGAGCTCCACGCCGTCCCCTTTCCGGCGGCCTTCCGCCCCGCCGTGGCGGCGCTGACCGGGCACGGGAGGGAGGAGGGGCCGTCGCCCCGGTGGTCTCAGAGTGCGCCGGGCTCGGGGTAG
- a CDS encoding 6-phospho-beta-glucosidase (catalyzes the fromation of N-acetyl-D-glucosamine and N-acetyl-D-glucosamine-6-phosphate from diacetylchitobiose-6-phosphate) has translation MASLRVVVIGGGSLYTAELAQGFLRRRESLPLDELILVDVPEGREKVEAVAGLVRRMFARAGHPARVEVAYDRKPALEGADFVISQFRVGGTAARGRDERIPLRHGVIGQETTGPGGFSLALRTVPPALELAADVRERAPGAWLINFTNPSGLVTEAIHRHEPKVRSFGLCNVPLGLQRGVARALGVAEERVTLRTIGLNHLSWSRVFLDGREITDQVLASPTAVQEVVANLPALEPSSPEVETLLAYARRLGMIPNPYLRYYFLREATVDEARRLLEAGEGTRADRVERIDRQLLELYRQPGRAEPPAELGQRGGAWYSEAALGAMESLWTGRPALHVLNVPNRGATPDMPPEAVLEVDTSVGPWGVRAVSHGRLRPELRGLMQAVKAYEELTIEAAVSGDRGTALAALAAHPLVPGLRVARELLEELLEAQRPYLPRFFRD, from the coding sequence GTGGCGTCCTTGCGCGTGGTGGTGATCGGCGGCGGCAGCCTCTACACCGCCGAATTGGCCCAGGGTTTCCTCCGGCGGAGGGAGAGCCTGCCGCTGGACGAGCTGATCCTGGTCGACGTGCCCGAGGGACGGGAGAAGGTGGAGGCGGTGGCCGGCCTGGTCCGCCGGATGTTTGCCCGGGCGGGCCACCCGGCGCGGGTGGAGGTGGCCTACGACCGGAAGCCCGCGCTGGAGGGGGCGGACTTCGTCATCAGCCAGTTCCGGGTGGGCGGCACCGCCGCCCGTGGCCGGGACGAACGCATCCCGCTCCGTCACGGCGTCATCGGCCAGGAGACGACCGGGCCGGGCGGCTTCAGCCTGGCGCTGAGGACGGTGCCGCCGGCGCTGGAGCTGGCGGCCGACGTGCGCGAGCGGGCGCCCGGCGCCTGGCTGATCAACTTCACCAACCCCTCCGGCCTGGTGACCGAGGCGATCCACCGCCACGAGCCCAAGGTGAGGAGCTTCGGCCTCTGCAACGTGCCGCTCGGCCTGCAGCGCGGGGTGGCGCGGGCGCTGGGGGTGGCGGAGGAGAGGGTCACCCTCCGCACCATCGGGCTCAACCACCTCTCCTGGAGCCGGGTCTTCCTGGACGGCCGGGAGATCACCGACCAGGTCCTGGCCTCGCCCACGGCGGTGCAGGAGGTGGTGGCCAACCTGCCCGCCCTGGAGCCCTCCTCGCCGGAGGTGGAGACGCTTCTGGCCTACGCCCGGCGCCTGGGGATGATCCCCAACCCGTATCTCCGGTACTACTTCCTGCGCGAGGCGACGGTGGACGAGGCGAGGCGGCTGCTGGAGGCGGGCGAGGGGACGCGGGCCGACCGCGTGGAGAGGATCGACCGGCAGCTCCTGGAGCTCTACCGCCAGCCCGGCCGGGCGGAGCCGCCGGCGGAGCTGGGTCAGCGCGGCGGCGCCTGGTACTCCGAGGCTGCCCTGGGCGCCATGGAGTCGCTCTGGACCGGGCGCCCGGCCCTCCACGTGCTCAACGTGCCCAACCGGGGGGCGACGCCCGACATGCCGCCGGAGGCGGTGCTGGAGGTGGACACCAGCGTCGGGCCCTGGGGGGTCCGCGCCGTCTCCCACGGTCGCCTGCGGCCGGAGCTGCGCGGGCTGATGCAGGCGGTCAAGGCGTACGAGGAGCTGACCATCGAGGCGGCGGTCAGCGGCGACCGCGGGACGGCTCTGGCGGCGCTGGCGGCCCACCCGCTGGTGCCCGGCCTCCGGGTGGCGAGGGAGCTGCTGGAGGAGCTCCTGGAGGCGCAGCGACCCTACCTGCCCCGCTTCTTCCGCGATTGA
- a CDS encoding MFS transporter, with amino-acid sequence MRLLERWRKIAYSSGSLGSALLSQAFGAFILFFYEDTVKLPVAAVGTLFGLYGIWNAINDPLFGYLSDRTRTRWGRRVPYIALGFLPLAVSFALVWSPPVEAGTTPLLAYFFGIIFIFDGLYTLVILNWTALFPEMFRTLEERAQVSAWRQIFTVVGALLGMAAAPLLYGSRLGWAGMGWLFALVAALSLGVSLLGSREGATGRAGSEEAVLSPWLALRYTFSSRSFLFYVLTSFSLQLNFTLLPSVVPFFTKYVLRVGSTETSMLLGVIFVVAFLAMIPWSRVTVRIGARAAIIRSAILFALVLWGFLLVQTFAQALVVAALAGVGLAGQMMLLDVLIADVIDEDELRTGVRREGMYFGMQALIIRLGIAVQALVMTLTQLLTGYDPHLAVQPPRALLGLRVLLGVVPSLFVAIGVVSMLYYPLWGPRLAEVRAQLAARQAAGAVTPAGGPGASGPASGSGA; translated from the coding sequence GTGCGACTCCTGGAGAGGTGGCGGAAGATCGCCTACAGCTCCGGCTCGCTGGGAAGCGCGCTGCTCAGCCAGGCGTTCGGAGCTTTCATCCTCTTCTTCTACGAGGATACCGTCAAGCTGCCCGTGGCCGCGGTGGGGACGCTCTTCGGACTTTACGGCATCTGGAACGCCATCAACGACCCGCTCTTCGGGTACCTCTCGGACCGGACGCGCACCCGCTGGGGGCGGCGCGTGCCGTACATCGCGCTGGGCTTCCTGCCGCTGGCGGTCTCCTTCGCCCTGGTCTGGTCGCCGCCCGTGGAGGCGGGGACGACCCCGCTGCTGGCCTACTTCTTCGGCATCATCTTCATCTTCGACGGCCTCTACACGCTGGTCATCCTCAACTGGACGGCGCTCTTCCCGGAGATGTTCCGGACGCTGGAGGAACGCGCCCAGGTCTCCGCCTGGCGGCAGATCTTCACGGTGGTGGGGGCGCTGCTGGGCATGGCGGCGGCACCTCTCCTCTACGGCAGCCGGCTGGGCTGGGCGGGGATGGGCTGGCTCTTCGCCCTCGTCGCCGCGCTGTCGCTGGGCGTCTCGCTCCTGGGGAGCCGCGAGGGCGCCACCGGGCGGGCGGGGAGCGAGGAAGCGGTCCTCTCCCCCTGGCTGGCGCTCCGCTACACCTTCTCCAGCCGCTCCTTCCTCTTCTACGTGCTGACCAGCTTCTCGCTCCAGCTCAACTTCACGCTCCTGCCCTCGGTGGTCCCCTTCTTCACCAAGTACGTCCTCCGCGTGGGCAGCACCGAGACCTCCATGCTCCTGGGCGTCATCTTCGTCGTCGCCTTCCTGGCCATGATCCCCTGGTCGCGGGTGACGGTCCGGATCGGCGCCCGCGCGGCCATCATCCGCTCCGCCATCCTCTTCGCGCTGGTCCTCTGGGGCTTCCTCCTCGTCCAGACCTTCGCCCAGGCGCTGGTGGTCGCCGCGCTGGCGGGGGTCGGCCTGGCCGGGCAGATGATGCTCCTGGACGTGCTGATCGCCGACGTGATCGACGAGGACGAGCTCCGCACCGGCGTCCGCCGCGAGGGGATGTACTTCGGCATGCAGGCGCTGATCATCCGCCTGGGCATCGCCGTCCAGGCGCTGGTGATGACGCTCACCCAGCTCCTCACCGGCTACGATCCGCACCTGGCGGTCCAGCCGCCGCGGGCGCTCCTCGGCCTCCGGGTGCTCCTGGGCGTCGTGCCCAGCCTCTTCGTCGCCATCGGCGTCGTCTCCATGCTCTACTACCCGCTCTGGGGGCCGCGCCTGGCCGAGGTGAGGGCGCAGCTGGCCGCGCGGCAGGCCGCCGGCGCGGTCACCCCGGCCGGCGGACCGGGCGCGTCCGGGCCGGCGTCGGGGAGCGGAGCCTGA
- a CDS encoding deoxyribonuclease IV: MRVGCHLSTSRGFETAVENALALGGNFFQYFPKNPRSYRLKAVDEAAGKRGAEAARAAGVETVAHSPYVTNLATYDPKLHETTVASVVNDLELTEALGTPWLVVHFGKHVGAGEEEGKHLMVETLDEILATYRGSTLLLLENTAGQGSEMGRTPAEWMEIVEAVRQPERLGLCLDTCHAFAAGVVDWRDAGSVSAFEEALRSTGALPRIRVIHFNDSMVDFGGRRDRHQRLLQGFIGEEGLRRAATLPAFRDIPLCLETPVSEEREYGPEIALLRRWREEAEAAEAAQG; this comes from the coding sequence GTGCGCGTCGGATGCCATCTCAGCACCTCCCGCGGCTTCGAGACGGCGGTGGAGAACGCCCTCGCGCTGGGGGGCAACTTCTTTCAGTATTTCCCCAAGAACCCCCGCAGCTACCGGCTGAAGGCGGTGGACGAGGCGGCCGGCAAGCGCGGGGCCGAGGCGGCCCGCGCCGCCGGCGTGGAGACCGTGGCCCACTCGCCCTACGTCACCAACCTGGCCACCTACGACCCGAAGCTCCACGAGACCACCGTCGCCTCGGTGGTCAACGACCTGGAACTGACGGAGGCGCTGGGCACCCCCTGGCTGGTCGTCCACTTCGGAAAGCACGTCGGCGCCGGCGAGGAGGAGGGGAAGCACCTGATGGTGGAGACGCTGGACGAGATCCTGGCCACGTACCGCGGCTCCACCCTGCTGCTCCTGGAGAACACCGCCGGCCAGGGCTCCGAGATGGGCCGGACCCCGGCGGAGTGGATGGAGATCGTGGAAGCGGTCCGCCAACCGGAACGGCTCGGCCTCTGCCTCGACACCTGCCACGCCTTCGCCGCCGGGGTCGTGGACTGGCGCGACGCCGGCTCCGTCTCCGCCTTCGAGGAAGCGCTCCGCTCCACGGGCGCCCTCCCCCGGATCCGGGTGATCCACTTCAACGACAGCATGGTCGACTTCGGCGGCCGCCGGGACCGCCACCAGCGCCTCCTGCAGGGGTTCATCGGCGAGGAGGGGCTGCGCCGCGCGGCCACCCTCCCCGCCTTCCGCGACATCCCCCTCTGCCTCGAGACCCCCGTCTCCGAAGAGCGCGAGTACGGCCCCGAGATCGCCCTCCTCCGGCGGTGGAGGGAGGAGGCCGAGGCCGCCGAGGCGGCCCAGGGCTGA
- the pstS gene encoding phosphate ABC transporter substrate-binding protein PstS, with translation MSIPVMILALSLALGACGGGAATPPSANSGSSPSTGGSGGSGGSGGGQVTIMGAGSSFDNPLFSKMFSEYHKLHPNVQVNYQSVGSGAGQQQLFAQTVDFAASDAFLSDQQLQEHPSIVHIPITLGAVAVGYNLPNIGSGVRLTGDVLAKIYLGQIKKWNDPAIQNLNPNRKMPDLPIAVVHRSDGSGTTFIFTNYLSAVSADWKSKVGSGTAVNWPTGVGAKGSEGVSAQVKQVPGGIGYFEMAYAMQNQIPMATMQNKDGNWVAPSVDGASVGAAQAAASMPSDLRALFVNAPGPDSYPISGFSWVLVDKNRVSKPVVELLDWMVHDGQSFAKDLYYGPLPDKVVQLDEQKLQELRAVAK, from the coding sequence TTGTCGATCCCGGTCATGATCCTGGCGCTCAGCCTGGCCCTGGGTGCCTGTGGCGGCGGCGCCGCCACGCCTCCCTCGGCCAACTCGGGCTCCTCGCCGTCCACCGGCGGCTCGGGGGGCTCGGGAGGGTCGGGCGGCGGCCAGGTGACCATCATGGGGGCTGGTTCCTCGTTCGACAATCCCCTCTTCAGCAAGATGTTCTCCGAGTACCACAAGCTCCATCCCAACGTGCAGGTCAACTACCAGTCGGTGGGGAGCGGCGCCGGGCAGCAGCAGCTCTTCGCCCAGACGGTCGACTTCGCCGCCTCGGACGCCTTCCTGAGTGACCAGCAGCTGCAGGAGCACCCCAGCATCGTCCACATCCCGATCACCCTGGGCGCCGTCGCCGTCGGCTACAACCTGCCCAACATCGGTTCGGGCGTCCGGCTGACGGGGGATGTGCTGGCCAAGATCTACCTGGGCCAGATCAAGAAGTGGAACGACCCCGCCATCCAGAACCTGAACCCGAACCGGAAGATGCCCGACCTGCCCATCGCGGTGGTCCACCGCTCCGACGGCAGCGGCACCACCTTCATCTTCACGAACTACCTCTCGGCGGTGAGCGCCGACTGGAAGTCCAAAGTGGGCAGCGGCACCGCCGTCAACTGGCCGACGGGCGTCGGCGCCAAGGGGTCCGAGGGCGTCTCCGCCCAGGTGAAGCAAGTCCCGGGCGGCATCGGGTACTTCGAGATGGCCTACGCCATGCAGAACCAGATCCCCATGGCCACCATGCAGAACAAGGACGGCAACTGGGTGGCGCCCAGCGTCGACGGCGCCTCGGTGGGGGCCGCGCAGGCGGCGGCCAGCATGCCGTCCGACCTGCGGGCGCTCTTCGTCAACGCTCCCGGTCCGGACTCCTACCCGATCTCCGGCTTCAGCTGGGTCCTGGTGGACAAGAACCGCGTCAGCAAGCCGGTCGTGGAGCTGCTCGACTGGATGGTCCACGACGGGCAGTCCTTCGCCAAGGACCTCTACTACGGTCCGCTTCCCGACAAGGTGGTCCAGCTGGACGAGCAGAAGCTCCAGGAGCTCCGCGCCGTGGCCAAGTGA